From Euwallacea similis isolate ESF13 chromosome 11, ESF131.1, whole genome shotgun sequence, the proteins below share one genomic window:
- the LOC136412036 gene encoding trypsin-1 yields MCGRPSWRLLLLSMVLSVQFRVAVLVAQQEDCGRSFRRSRQPRTGSVGRIINGKQSVKGAWPWQVSLQLLHPQFGFLGHWCGGVMISQEWLLTAAHCINNDLFNLPLAALWTAVVGDWDRDMEELTEERIPIEKIILHERFHNFQHDIALMKMARPVKFTSRTRVRAVCLPTKRLNHNETDFCVATGWGRDLEDGLLAGKLLETKVPVHDNAVCKKKYGHAVHIRSGHLCAGNVDGSTGTCVGDSGGPLQCAMSDGRWILAGITSFGSGCAKPGFPDVYTRLSYYLPWIKMKMKTYRSDLRRRYG; encoded by the exons ATGTGCGGCCGACCTTCGTGGAGGCTACTGTTGCTCTCGATGGTGCTGAGCGTCCAGTTTCGTGTAGCTGTGCTGGTGGCGCAACAAGAAG ATTGTGGTCGAAGTTTCAGAAGGTCCCGCCAACCCAGAACTGGTTCAGTTGGGAGGATCATCAACGGAAAGCAGAGTGTTAAAGGTGCTTGGCCATGGCAA GTATCCTTACAACTACTTCATCCCCAGTTCGGGTTTCTAGGGCACTGGTGCGGTGGAGTGATGATATCGCAAGAATGGCTACTTACTGCTGCTCACTGCATCAACAA TGACTTATTCAATTTACCACTAGCAGCCCTCTGGACTGCAGTAGTAGGGGATTGGGACAGGGATATGGAGGAGTTAACCGAAGAGAGGATTCCAATTGAGAAAATAATCTTGCATGAAAGGTTTCACAATTTCCAACACGACATAG CTCTCATGAAAATGGCAAGACCAGTGAAGTTCACCTCCAGAACGCGAGTTCGGGCTGTTTGTCTTCCAACCAAGAGACTGAACCATAACGAAACGGATTTTTGTGTTGCAACAGGATGGGGAAGAGATCTGGAAGATGGGCTTCTGGCTGGCAAGCTCCTGGAAACCAAAGTCCCGGTGCACGACAATGCAGTTTGCAAGAAGAAATACGGGCATGCTGTTCATATTAGAAGTGGTCATTTGTGCGCTGGAAACGTGGATGGATCTACAGGAACTTGTGTG GGCGATTCTGGAGGTCCACTGCAATGTGCCATGAGCGATGGACGATGGATATTAGCAGGGATAACGTCCTTTGGATCAGGTTGCGCCAAACCGGGATTCCCGGACGTTTACACAAGATTGTCTTATTATTTGCCCTGGATCAAAATGAAGATGAAGACTTATAGGAGCGATCTTCGGAGACGATATGGGTGA